Proteins encoded by one window of Rhodamnia argentea isolate NSW1041297 chromosome 6, ASM2092103v1, whole genome shotgun sequence:
- the LOC115734287 gene encoding probable sodium/metabolite cotransporter BASS4, chloroplastic isoform X2, whose protein sequence is MGPSLSARHTSPFTTSTPSQTRPNLQSLWFLLILALTKCLILESYRFSPTRLGISVVRCFCSCFRVELLLLFSCMGVAGSIMEARTVCSPRIRPSPRAASGRPQLLSASSNALFSGVSLVSTLHLRTFSPTTCWAKEKSDQGRADWSHENEIPIIQESFQLMKTITNFALTNFLPIALLSGVALGFADPTLGCLAHKHSLTQFATSGIFFISGLKLQDREIGASAQAWPLGLYGLASILLISPFLSKLILQFQLTPQEFVTGLAIFTCMPTTLSSGVALTQLAGGNSTLALVLTVMSNLLGTVAVPFWVSKFFADGFGVSIPTEKLFWSLMYTLLAPLVLGKVVRYSFRGLATYADQNKRVLTMTSTILLSLTPWMQVSKSRELLLMVKPLVFLKAIGLGIVVHLLFLGFNAVTLKIFSAASGSRMSSLVNKKNARALMIVCSQKALLIVVAVVEQLNGALGEPGLLVLPCVAAHITQIIIDSLVVNSWLQRDRAHEKVKTA, encoded by the exons ATGGGACCATCACTTAGTGCTCGCCACACAAGTCCCTTCACCACCTCCACGCCAAGCCAAACCCGTCCCAATCTCCAAAGCCTTTGGTTCCTCCTGATTCTTGCTCT AACGAAGTGCTTGATTCTTGAAAGCTATCGTTTTTCTCCTACCCGTTTGGGCATTTCGGTCGTCCGTTGTTTCTGTAGTTGCTTCCGGGtcgaacttcttcttcttttttcttgcatGGGCGTTGCTGGTTCGATCATGGAGGCAAGAACTGTCTGCTCTCCACGTATCAGACCTTCTCCTCGGGCGGCTTCGGGTCGCCCCCAGCTTCTCTCAGCCTCCAGCAATGCTCTGTTTTCTGGTGTATCTCTTGTCTCCACGCTCCATTTGAGGACATTTTCACCGACTACTTGTTGGGCCAAGGAAAAATCCGACCAG GGAAGAGCTGACTGGAGTCACGAAAACGAGATACCAATTATACAGGAGTCATTTCAGTTGATGAAAACAATAACAAATTTTGCACTGACTAACTTTCTCCCAATAG CTCTTCTCAGTGGAGTAGCTTTGGGATTTGCAGATCCTACTCTCGGTTGCCTCGCACACAAACATTCATTGACACAATTTGCAACTTCAGGAATATTCTTTATATCAG GTCTGAAGTTGCAGGACAGGGAAATAGGAGCTTCCGCACAAGCATGGCCTTTAGGATTATATGGGCTA gCTTCTATACTGCTGATCAGTCCCTTCTTGTCCAAACTAATCTTGCAATTTCAGCTCACACCTCAGGAATTTGTAACAG GGTTAGCCATTTTTACTTGTATGCCAACAACTCTATCTAGTGGAGTTGCTCTAACTCAG CTTGCTGGTGGAAATTCTACTCTGGCACTTGTATTGACTGTAATGTCTAATTTATTGGGCACTGTTGCT GTGCCATTTTGGGTATCAAAGTTCTTTGCCGATGGTTTTGGTGTATCCATCCCTACGGAGAAGCTTTTTTGGAGCCTTATGTATACACTTCTTGCCCCTTTGGTTTTGGGAAAG GTAGTGCGTTATTCCTTCCGAG GTCTGGCAACCTATGCTGATCAGAATAAAAGGGTTCTGACAATGACCTCTACAATCCTTCTAAGCCTT ACGCCATGGATGCAAGTGAGTAAATCCAGAGAATTGCTCTTAATGGTGAAGCCACTAGTTTTTCTAAAAGCTATTGGGCTAGGAAT AGTGGTGCACCTTCTCTTTTTAGGTTTCAACGCCGTCACCTTGAAGATTTTCTCAGCTGCCTCTGGTTCGAGGATGTCTTCTCTAGTGAACAAAAAGAATGCTCGTGCGCTTATGATAGTTTGTAGTCAG AAGGCCCTGCTGATTGTAGTAGCAGTGGTAGAGCAGCTGAACGGTGCACTGGGCGAGCCCGGGCTGCTAGTGCTCCCTTGTGTAGCAGCACACATAACCCAG ATCATCATCGACTCACTGGTAGTTAACTCTTGGCTTCAAAGAGATCGAGCACATGAGAAAGTCAAGACAGCATGA
- the LOC115734287 gene encoding probable sodium/metabolite cotransporter BASS4, chloroplastic isoform X1 — translation MGPSLSARHTSPFTTSTPSQTRPNLQSLWFLLILAPTKCLILESYRFSPTRLGISVVRCFCSCFRVELLLLFSCMGVAGSIMEARTVCSPRIRPSPRAASGRPQLLSASSNALFSGVSLVSTLHLRTFSPTTCWAKEKSDQGRADWSHENEIPIIQESFQLMKTITNFALTNFLPIALLSGVALGFADPTLGCLAHKHSLTQFATSGIFFISGLKLQDREIGASAQAWPLGLYGLASILLISPFLSKLILQFQLTPQEFVTGLAIFTCMPTTLSSGVALTQLAGGNSTLALVLTVMSNLLGTVAVPFWVSKFFADGFGVSIPTEKLFWSLMYTLLAPLVLGKVVRYSFRGLATYADQNKRVLTMTSTILLSLTPWMQVSKSRELLLMVKPLVFLKAIGLGIVVHLLFLGFNAVTLKIFSAASGSRMSSLVNKKNARALMIVCSQKALLIVVAVVEQLNGALGEPGLLVLPCVAAHITQIIIDSLVVNSWLQRDRAHEKVKTA, via the exons ATGGGACCATCACTTAGTGCTCGCCACACAAGTCCCTTCACCACCTCCACGCCAAGCCAAACCCGTCCCAATCTCCAAAGCCTTTGGTTCCTCCTGATTCTT GCGCCAACGAAGTGCTTGATTCTTGAAAGCTATCGTTTTTCTCCTACCCGTTTGGGCATTTCGGTCGTCCGTTGTTTCTGTAGTTGCTTCCGGGtcgaacttcttcttcttttttcttgcatGGGCGTTGCTGGTTCGATCATGGAGGCAAGAACTGTCTGCTCTCCACGTATCAGACCTTCTCCTCGGGCGGCTTCGGGTCGCCCCCAGCTTCTCTCAGCCTCCAGCAATGCTCTGTTTTCTGGTGTATCTCTTGTCTCCACGCTCCATTTGAGGACATTTTCACCGACTACTTGTTGGGCCAAGGAAAAATCCGACCAG GGAAGAGCTGACTGGAGTCACGAAAACGAGATACCAATTATACAGGAGTCATTTCAGTTGATGAAAACAATAACAAATTTTGCACTGACTAACTTTCTCCCAATAG CTCTTCTCAGTGGAGTAGCTTTGGGATTTGCAGATCCTACTCTCGGTTGCCTCGCACACAAACATTCATTGACACAATTTGCAACTTCAGGAATATTCTTTATATCAG GTCTGAAGTTGCAGGACAGGGAAATAGGAGCTTCCGCACAAGCATGGCCTTTAGGATTATATGGGCTA gCTTCTATACTGCTGATCAGTCCCTTCTTGTCCAAACTAATCTTGCAATTTCAGCTCACACCTCAGGAATTTGTAACAG GGTTAGCCATTTTTACTTGTATGCCAACAACTCTATCTAGTGGAGTTGCTCTAACTCAG CTTGCTGGTGGAAATTCTACTCTGGCACTTGTATTGACTGTAATGTCTAATTTATTGGGCACTGTTGCT GTGCCATTTTGGGTATCAAAGTTCTTTGCCGATGGTTTTGGTGTATCCATCCCTACGGAGAAGCTTTTTTGGAGCCTTATGTATACACTTCTTGCCCCTTTGGTTTTGGGAAAG GTAGTGCGTTATTCCTTCCGAG GTCTGGCAACCTATGCTGATCAGAATAAAAGGGTTCTGACAATGACCTCTACAATCCTTCTAAGCCTT ACGCCATGGATGCAAGTGAGTAAATCCAGAGAATTGCTCTTAATGGTGAAGCCACTAGTTTTTCTAAAAGCTATTGGGCTAGGAAT AGTGGTGCACCTTCTCTTTTTAGGTTTCAACGCCGTCACCTTGAAGATTTTCTCAGCTGCCTCTGGTTCGAGGATGTCTTCTCTAGTGAACAAAAAGAATGCTCGTGCGCTTATGATAGTTTGTAGTCAG AAGGCCCTGCTGATTGTAGTAGCAGTGGTAGAGCAGCTGAACGGTGCACTGGGCGAGCCCGGGCTGCTAGTGCTCCCTTGTGTAGCAGCACACATAACCCAG ATCATCATCGACTCACTGGTAGTTAACTCTTGGCTTCAAAGAGATCGAGCACATGAGAAAGTCAAGACAGCATGA